From Citricoccus sp. SGAir0253, a single genomic window includes:
- a CDS encoding MFS transporter gives MLGPIRDDTSLNAIGAGLLTGLPVLLFALATPLATRWIRRFGPEAVVLLCLSGVLAGTVIRSTGPAWVVLAGTAVIGIAITLGNIVVPVIIRRDVPWRQVSLATGAYSAAMNVGSMLTLVVTAPLADAMGWRWAIAAWAVLTAGGLAYWLWWSRRLRARATAPVPGLPDAATGTSSAGAVDAPAPAPGAGRSRFRMIVVLLTVAFCGQSGAYYATTTWLPTLLGDAMGLAAGASGATASLFQVAAIVGAFGVPVITLRARRHWVPVAVMGALWIALPLGLLLAPETYVLWSIIGGIAQGGGFTAIFSIIARVAVTDAQAASGSAWVQTGGYLVATVTPPLAGWLNATSGGWTAPLVLVLVLTVLFCTGGLLAARLAQRPS, from the coding sequence GTGCTCGGGCCGATCCGGGACGACACCTCGCTCAACGCCATCGGCGCCGGCCTGCTGACCGGCCTGCCCGTGCTGCTGTTCGCCCTGGCCACCCCGCTGGCCACCCGGTGGATCCGGCGCTTCGGCCCCGAGGCGGTCGTCCTGCTGTGCCTGTCCGGCGTGCTCGCGGGCACCGTCATCCGGTCCACCGGACCGGCCTGGGTGGTGCTGGCCGGGACGGCGGTCATCGGCATCGCGATCACCCTGGGCAACATCGTCGTACCGGTGATCATCCGGCGGGACGTGCCCTGGCGCCAGGTGTCCCTGGCCACCGGCGCGTACTCGGCGGCCATGAACGTCGGCTCCATGCTCACGCTGGTGGTCACCGCGCCACTGGCCGACGCCATGGGCTGGCGCTGGGCCATCGCGGCCTGGGCGGTCCTCACCGCCGGCGGACTGGCCTACTGGCTGTGGTGGTCCCGGCGCCTGCGCGCCCGCGCCACCGCCCCGGTCCCCGGTCTTCCCGACGCCGCGACGGGCACCTCCTCGGCCGGTGCCGTGGACGCCCCGGCGCCGGCCCCGGGCGCCGGCCGATCCCGCTTCCGGATGATCGTCGTCCTGCTCACCGTGGCCTTCTGCGGGCAGTCCGGGGCCTACTACGCCACCACCACCTGGCTGCCGACCCTGCTGGGCGATGCCATGGGACTGGCGGCGGGAGCCTCGGGCGCCACGGCCTCGCTGTTCCAGGTGGCGGCGATCGTGGGAGCGTTCGGCGTGCCGGTGATCACGCTCCGGGCCCGCAGGCACTGGGTTCCGGTGGCCGTGATGGGAGCGCTCTGGATCGCCCTGCCCCTAGGCTTGCTGCTGGCCCCGGAGACCTACGTGCTGTGGTCCATCATCGGCGGCATCGCCCAGGGCGGAGGATTCACCGCCATCTTCTCCATCATCGCCCGGGTGGCCGTCACCGACGCCCAGGCCGCCTCCGGTTCGGCGTGGGTGCAGACCGGTGGCTACCTGGTCGCCACGGTCACCCCGCCCCTGGCCGGCTGGCTGAACGCGACCTCCGGT